The Anopheles marshallii chromosome X, idAnoMarsDA_429_01, whole genome shotgun sequence genome includes a window with the following:
- the LOC128708862 gene encoding 39S ribosomal protein L38, mitochondrial, producing the protein MAHLIQRTCGNLRLKPNVLQKLDVRYGHTLRGKAPGVARTLAERLKAEKICDPRITLPVNIGFPYIKPARSSQLSERLAHLKSQRNNPALERLSRERKLEVDLEHVRADWLKTSGPFHVKRVAEHYGVFEHLFGSAYFVPRVELTIQYRVGDLLYPVRYGNILKPSEAQIAPDVQFDGKFVFTGDKANEEKESLWCLLLTNPDGHFEDSEKEYCHWFISNIPNGDIKKGEELIPYLQPFPPKGTGYHRHVFVLYKQNARIDFSQYRRKDAYDLPERTFRTLDFYRQYQESITPAGLAFFQSDWDTSLPGFYHEKLQLQHPVFEYDFPAPYIREQEWFPLRKPFNLYMDKYRDPAQIRKEYLARKLAKTHPFNGPDRPLRFPNAHPVNNVPSWLRTEIKKDRLGWGRINDI; encoded by the exons ATGGCTCACCTAATACAGCGAACGTGTGGAAATTTGCGTTTAAAACCAAATGTGCTACAGAAGCTTGATGTTCGCTATGGTCATACACTGCGCGGTAAAGCTCCTGGAGTTGCCCGGACGCTAGCGGAACGTTTGAAAG CTGAAAAAATATGCGATCCCAGAATTACACTCCCCGTAAACATTGGATTTCCGTATATAAAACCGGCGAGATCGTCACAATTATCGGAGCGTCTTGCGCACTTAAAGTCACAACGAAACAATCCTGCACTGGAACGACTATCACGGGAGCGAAAAT TGGAAGTTGATCTGGAACATGTGCGTGCTGATTGGTTGAAAACAAGCGGACCGTTTCACGTAAAACGCGTTGCAGAGCACTACGGTGTTTTTGAGCATTTGTTCGGATCTGCTTACTTTGTGCCCCGTGTAGAACTAACTATTCAGTACCGAGTAGGCGATTTGCTGTATCCCGTAAGATACGGAAATATTCTGAAGCCGAGTGAAGCTCAAATAGCTCCGGATGTCCAGTTCGacggaaaatttgtatttacCGGCGACAAAGCTAATGAGGAAAAGGAAAGTTTGTGGTGTCTACTGCTAACCAATCCCGATGGGCATTTTGAAGACAGCGAGAAAGAATACTGCCATTGGTTCAT AAGTAACATTCCCAATGGGGACATCAAGAAGGGTGAAGAATTAATACCATACCTCCAACCGTTCCCACCGAAAGGCACCGGCTACCATCGACATGTGTTCGTTTTATACAAGCAGAATGCTCGTATAGATTTCTCGCAGTATCGACGAAAGGATGCATATGATTTACCCGAGCGAACGTTCCGCACACTCGACTTCTACCGCCAGTATCAGGAGAGTATTACGCCCGCTGGTTTGGCGTTCTTCCAGTCTGACTGGGATACCAGTCTACCTGGTTTCTATCACGAGAAGCTACAGTTGCAGCACCCTGTTTTCGAATACGATTTTCCGGCACCATACATTAGGGAACAGGAATGGTTCCCGTTACGCAAACCATTCAACCTGTACATGGATAAATATCGTGATCCGGCACAGATAAGGAAAGAGTATTTGGCACGAAAGCTCGCCAAAACGCACCCGTTTAATGGACCGGATCGTCCGCTTCGGTTTCCCAATGCGCATCCAGTAAACAATGTGCCTTCCTGGTTGCGTACAGAAATTAAAAAGGATCGGCTTGGATGGGGAAGGATAAACGATATTTAA
- the LOC128709925 gene encoding xenotropic and polytropic retrovirus receptor 1-like gives MKFAEHLSAHITPEWRKQYINYEEMKAMLYTANEEAPALDSVEEDVRKRHFANFDENFYHYCDQELKKINTFYSEKLAEATRKYAALITQLRTTLESQQKSKSKGHSHKPINLPYRKAQELKLAFSEFYLSLILLQNYQNLNHTGFRKILKKHDKILVSDNGARYQKEHVEMSHFFINKDIDKLINDTETTVTTQLEGGDRQRAMKRLRVPPLGEQQSPWTTFKVGLFSGSFVVLFVAVILSAVFHDSATGENLKIAFRLYRGPLLLIEFIFLIGVNIYGWRSSGVNHVLIFELDPRNHLSEQHLMEMAAIFGVVWTLSLLSFLYSASLSIPPYVNPLFMTVIMIAFLVNPLRVFRYEARFWLLKTIGRMVAAPFFHVGFADFWLADQLNSLVTALLDFQFLTCFYATNGNWLEAGNTRQCMEESYIIRPLVNCLPAWFRFAQCLRRYRDSREAFPHLVNAGKYATTFCVVIFSTLRSANAYKYEDSSDNVFLWLWLFSSVVSSCYAYTWDIKMDWGLFDKNAGENTFLREEIVYSMPFFYYFAIIEDLVLRFVWIVSYALTENKLVSGDLMTSILAPLEVFRRFVWNFFRLENEHLNNCGKFRAVRDISIAPIDSNDQVIILKMMDEEDGVINRYTKHNRPKPKKTKDDRRPLLPAFKGTHEATPPDATSTKHV, from the exons ATGAAGTTTGCAGAACACTTATCCGCGCACATCACTCCAGAATGGCGCAAACAATACATCAACTACGAG gAAATGAAAGCAATGCTGTATACCGCTAATGAAGAAGCACCGGCGCTGGACAGCGTAGAGGAAGATGTTAGAAAACGACATTTTGCAAACTTCGACGAAAACTTTTACCACTACTGCGATCAGGagctgaaaaaaattaacacattttattcGGAAAAGTTAGCGGAGGCGACACGTAAATATGCCGCCCTGATCACCCAGCTACGGACTACGCTCGAGAGCCAGCAAAAAAGCAAGAGCAAAGGTCACAGTCATAAACCAATCAATTTACCCTACCGGAAGGCACAGGAGTTAAAACTCGCGTTCAGCGAATTCTATCTCAGTCTCATTCTGCTTCAGAACTATCAAAACCTCAATCATACCGGCTTTCGCAAGATATTGAAAAAGCATGACAAAATATTGGTTTCGGACAACGGCGCACGATACCAGAAGGAGCATGTCGAGATgagtcattttttcatcaacAAGGACATTGACAAACTGATCAATGACACAGAAACAACAGTAACGACCCAGCTCGAAGGTGGCGATCGGCAACGGGCTATGAAGCGTCTACGAGTACCACCTTTAGGCGAGCAACAAAGCCCATGGACCACCTTCAAGGTGGGCCTGTTCAGCGGTAGCTTCGTTGTGCTGTTTGTCGCCGTGATCTTATCTGCCGTCTTTCATGACAGCGCAACTGGCGAGAATCTCAAGATCGCTTTCCGACTGTACCGCGGTCCATTACTGctaattgaattcatttttcTAATCGGCGTTAATATCTATGGGTGGCGTTCGTCCGGTGTAAACCATGTGCTCATCTTTGAGCTAGATCCTCGCAACCATCTATCCGAGCAGCATCTGATGGAGATGGCGGCTATCTTCGGTGTGGTATGGACGCTGAGTCTATTGAGCTTCCTGTACAGCGCAAGTCTGAGCATACCACCTTACGTCAATCCACTCTTTATGACCGTGATCATGATCGCATTCCTAGTCAATCCATTGCGCGTGTTCCGTTACGAGGCGCGTTTTTGGTTGCTGAAAACGATCGGCCGCATGGTGGCAGCTCCTTTCTTTCACGTAGGTTTTGCCGATTTCTGGCTGGCTGATCAGTTAAATAGTCTCGTCACAGCTCTACTAGATTTCCAATTTCTTACGTGTTTTTACGCTACGAATGGCAATTGGTTAGAAGCAGGCA ATACTCGTCAATGTATGGAGGAAAGCTATATAATCCGTCCATTGGTGAATTGTTTGCCGGCATGGTTTAGATTTGCCCAGTGTCTGCGCCGTTATCGAGATTCCAGAGAGGCTTTTCCACATTTGGTGAATGCTGGCAAATATGCTACAACTTTCTGCGTAGTCATTTTTTCCACATTACGGTCCGCTAATGCTT ATAAATATGAGGACTCTTCGGATAACGTTTTCCTTTGGTTATGGCTGTTTAGCTCCGTTGTATCGTCCTGCTACGCATATACTTGGGACATCAAGATGGATTGGGGATTGTTTGATAAGAACGCCGGAGAGAATACTTTCCTTCGCGAAGAGATTGTTTATTCCATGCCA tttttctattattttgcgATCATAGAAGATCTGGTACTGCGGTTCGTTTGGATTGTATCATATGCACTGACGGAAAATAAGCTTGTCAGCGGTGATCTAATGACATCGATCCTGGCACCACTTGAAGTGTTTCGTCGTTTCGTATGGAATTTCTTCCGTCTTGAAAAcgaacatttgaataattgtgGTAAGTTCCGTGCTGTACGGGACATCTCCATTGCTCCAATAGATTCTAACGACCAAGTAATCATACTCAAAATGATGGACGAAGAGGATGGTGTGATTAATCG GTATACTAAGCATAATCGACCAAAGCCAAAAAAGACGAAAGACGATCGCCGACCCTTGTTACCAGCATTTAAGGGAACGCATGAAGCCACGCCTCCCGATGCGACGAGCACCAAACACGTTTGA
- the LOC128713946 gene encoding 40S ribosomal protein S14a: protein MAPSRKNKVVKEEVQVSLGPQVRDGEVVFGVAHIYASFNDTFVHVTDLSGKETISRVTGGMKVKADRDEASPYAAMLAAQDVAEKCKSLGITALHIKLRATGGNRTKTPGPGAQSALRALARSSMKIGRIEDVTPIPSDSTRRKGGRRGRRL from the exons ATGGCTCCATCACGGAAGAACAAAGTCGTGAAGGAAGAAGTGCAAGTATCGCTTGGACCGCAGGTACGCGATGGTGAGGTAGTGTTCGGAGTGGCTCACATCTACGCGAGTTTTAACGATACCTTTGTACACGTCACGGATCTGTCGGGTAAGGAAACCATCTCCCGTGTAACCGGTGGTATGAAGGTAAAAGCCGATCGCGATGAAGCCTCACCTTATGCCGCTATGTTGGCCGCTCAG GACGTAGCGGAAAAGTGCAAATCGCTCGGCATTACCGCCCTTCACATTAAGCTGCGTGCTACTGGTGGAAACCGTACTAAAACACCTGGACCCGGAGCACAGTCAGCACTCCGTGCGTTGGCGCGTTCTTCAATGAAGATTGGTCGTATCGAGGATGTCACTCCGATTCCGTCAGATTCTACTCGCAGGAAGGGTGGTCGTCGCGGTCGTCGTCTATAA
- the LOC128713691 gene encoding FAU ubiquitin-like and ribosomal protein S30, which translates to MQLHVRGLNTHVLDVQPGDNIAHVKALLAGLESVDGQELHLYCEGTPLAEDVTVSQLTSAELDVTVRLLGGKVHGSLARAGKVKGQTPKVEKKEKKKKKTGRAKRRIQYNRRFSSVVQTYGRRRGPNANSA; encoded by the exons ATGCAGCTGCACGTACGTGGGTTGAACACGCACGTCTTGGACGTTCAGCCGGGTGACAACATTGCTCATGTGAAG GCTCTGCTAGCCGGACTTGAGTCTGTCGATGGTCAGGAACTTCATCTATACTGCGAAGGCACACCACTCGCTGAAGATGTCACTGTATCTCAGTTGACTTCCGCCGAACTCGATGTCACTGTTCGATTGCTCGGTGGTAAGGTTCACGGTTCTCTCGCTCGTGCCGGCAAAGTAAAAGGACAAACGCCCAAGGtcgaaaagaaagagaagaagaagaagaagactgGCCGTGCCAAGCGACGCATCCAGTATAACAGACGCTTCTCGAGCGTAGTTCAGACGTACGGACGTCGCCGGGGTCCGAATGCTAACTCAGCCTAA
- the LOC128707718 gene encoding N-acetylgalactosaminyltransferase 7 — protein MRVTNIRGGRIFRIAVALTIVIMILYMIATWSGVDQHTVKDVYNARFVAKRGDGDGGVPVGEDRSHPKEVPQLVEGLGNFEPVDKSTPEGPGEGGKAYVLPEDQQNRATDAEMEYGMNIVVSDAISLDRTIKDTRLEECKHWDYPYNLPRTSVIIVFHNEGFSVLMRTVHSVLNRSPKHLLHEIILVDDYSDKEDLKGKLERYIERFGGMVRLIRNSEREGLIRTRSRGAKEATGEVIVYLDAHCEVNTNWLPPLLAPIHRDRTVMTVPIIDGIDHKTFEYRPVYADGHHYRGIFEWGMLYKENEVPRREQKRRKHDSEPYRSPTHAGGLFAINRRFFLELGAYDSGLLVWGGENFELSFKIWQCGGSIEWVPCSRVGHVYRGFMPYNFGKLASKKKGPLITINYKRVIETWFDGPYKEYFYTREPLARFLDMGDISEQLALKERLQCKSFQWYMDNVAYDVLDKYPMLPANVKWGELHNVGKDMCVDALGRQPPAVIGLQPCHGQGHNQLIRLNGAGQLGVGERCIEAYNAEIKLAFCRLGTVDGPWQYDEHSGTLLHRTHKKCMGYQPQTRQLALMPCDMNNAYQSWKFQEIQPHW, from the coding sequence ATGCGAGTGACAAACATACGAGGCGGTCGGATCTTCCGCATCGCGGTCGCTCTGACGATCGTGATTATGATATTGTACATGATAGCGACCTGGTCTGGAGTCGATCAGCACACAGTGAAGGATGTGTACAATGCGCGGTTCGTAGCGAAGCGAGGTGATGGCGATGGTGGCGTTCCTGTCGGAGAGGATCGAAGTCATCCGAAGGAGGTACCGCAACTGGTGGAGGGTTTGGGTAACTTCGAACCAGTGGATAAATCCACACCGGAGGGACCGGGCGAAGGTGGGAAGGCGTATGTGTTGCCCGAAGACCAGCAGAATCGTGCCACCGATGCTGAGATGGAATACGGTATGAATATTGTCGTGTCAGATGCGATTTCTCTAGATCGCACGATCAAGGACACGAGGTTGGAGGAGTGCAAGCATTGGGATTACCCTTATAATTTACCCCGCACGAGTGTTATCATAGTCTTCCACAACGAGGGCTTCAGTGTGCTAATGCGCACCGTGCACTCCGTGTTGAACCGTTCCCCGAAGCATTTGCTTCACGAAATAATCCTCGTTGACGACTATTCGGACAAGGAGGATCTGAAGGGCAAGCTAGAGCGTTACATTGAGCGTTTCGGCGGTATGGTGCGGCTGATACGAAACAGCGAACGAGAAGGGTTGATTCGTACGCGTTCACGTGGCGCTAAGGAGGCGACCGGGGAGGTTATCGTTTACCTGGACGCCCACTGCGAAGTCAATACAAACTGGTTGCCACCGCTTCTTGCACCTATTCATCGTGATCGCACCGTCATGACCGTACCGATCATCGATGGTATCGATCACAAGACGTTCGAGTATCGGCCTGTTTACGCAGACGGGCATCATTACCGCGGCATCTTCGAGTGGGGCATGCTGTACAAAGAAAATGAGGTGCCGCGTAGGGAGCAGAAGCGGCGCAAGCACGACAGTGAGCCATATCGCAGCCCAACACATGCGGGTGGACTATTCGCGATTAATCGTCGTTTCTTCCTGGAGCTCGGTGCTTATGATTCCGGTCTGCTTGTGTGGGGTGGTGAGAACTTTGAGCTAAGCTTCAAAATTTGGCAGTGTGGCGGCAGTATAGAGTGGGTGCCATGCTCAAGAGTGGGGCATGTGTATCGTGGTTTCATGCCGTACAATTTTGGAAAGCTAGCGAGCAAGAAGAAGGGCCCATTGATCACGATCAACTACAAGCGGGTCATAGAAACATGGTTCGACGGACCGTACAAGGAGTACTTTTACACACGAGAACCACTCGCCCGTTTCCTCGACATGGGCGACATTAGTGAACAATTAGCGCTGAAGGAACGGCTACAGTGCAAAAGTTTTCAATGGTACATGGATAACGTCGCTTACGATGTGCTGGACAAGTATCCGATGCTACCGGCAAACGTCAAATGGGGCGAACTTCACAACGTCGGTAAGGATATGTGCGTTGACGCGCTCGGTCGCCAGCCACCAGCCGTCATCGGTCTGCAGCCGTGTCATGGTCAGGGTCACAACCAGCTAATACGGCTGAATGGTGCAGGCCAGCTTGGTGTCGGCGAACGATGCATCGAAGCATACAACGCTGAGATAAAGCTTGCCTTCTGTCGCCTCGGTACTGTCGATGGACCCTGGCAGTACGACGAACATTCCGGCACACTGCTGCATAGAACGCACAAGAAATGCATGGGCTATCAGCCGCAAACCCGTCAGTTAGCGCTGATGCCTTGCGACATGAACAACGCGTACCAATCATGGAAATTTCAAGAAATTCAACCGCACTGGTAA